A genomic segment from Lignipirellula cremea encodes:
- a CDS encoding molybdopterin-dependent oxidoreductase produces the protein MHPQESQLSSTLSVSQTALARRRFLQLSATAAVGVLAAPLRSVLAQRTLPTTPSFAGTDLIVHGQDPPNAEPALEHLLESWITPNKYFYVRSHAPSPKIDRKTFRLQVSGLVERELSLSADELADAEKFPQHEVTATMTCAGNRRAEYNAINKVGGVQWGAGAIGNAKWGGAALADLLKAAGVKEGAKHVWFEGVDEISHNGGIIGFGGSIPLETALGQPQAPALVAQTMNGEPLTADHGFPLRTVVPGFIGARSVKWLGKIVVSDRPSPNHYLATAYKLVQEGTDAEWESAEPLYRFPLNSVICSPAAGATVKPGEIEVAGYALPSGGPNTIERVEVATNDGRIFRPATLLDLSLPYCWRFWKATVPVTPRTKEIVVRAIDSAGNRQPRKMTWNLKGYMNNSLYHSPLQVE, from the coding sequence ATGCACCCCCAGGAATCGCAACTTTCTTCGACCCTTTCTGTCTCCCAGACCGCGCTGGCTCGCCGGCGTTTTCTGCAGCTTTCGGCGACTGCGGCCGTCGGCGTGCTGGCGGCTCCGCTCCGCAGCGTCCTCGCCCAGCGCACCCTGCCGACGACGCCCAGCTTTGCCGGGACCGATCTGATCGTCCACGGCCAGGATCCGCCCAATGCCGAACCGGCCCTGGAGCACCTGCTGGAATCCTGGATCACCCCCAACAAATATTTCTACGTTCGCAGCCATGCGCCGTCGCCAAAAATTGATCGAAAAACCTTCCGGCTGCAGGTCAGCGGCCTGGTCGAACGGGAACTTTCGCTCAGCGCCGACGAACTGGCCGACGCCGAAAAATTCCCCCAGCACGAAGTCACCGCGACCATGACCTGTGCGGGCAACCGTCGGGCCGAATACAACGCCATTAACAAGGTCGGCGGCGTGCAATGGGGCGCCGGAGCCATCGGTAACGCCAAATGGGGCGGAGCCGCCCTGGCCGATCTTCTCAAAGCGGCCGGGGTGAAAGAAGGGGCGAAGCACGTCTGGTTTGAAGGCGTCGACGAAATCAGCCACAACGGCGGCATCATCGGCTTCGGCGGGTCGATCCCGCTGGAAACGGCCCTCGGCCAGCCACAGGCGCCGGCCCTCGTCGCCCAGACCATGAACGGCGAACCGCTTACCGCCGACCACGGCTTCCCATTGCGGACCGTGGTGCCTGGCTTTATTGGCGCCCGAAGCGTGAAGTGGCTGGGAAAAATCGTCGTCAGCGATCGTCCTTCGCCCAATCACTATCTGGCGACCGCGTACAAGCTGGTGCAGGAAGGAACCGACGCCGAATGGGAATCCGCCGAGCCGTTGTACCGCTTCCCGCTCAACTCGGTCATCTGCAGCCCGGCCGCAGGAGCGACCGTCAAACCAGGTGAGATCGAAGTGGCCGGCTACGCCCTGCCCAGCGGCGGACCCAACACGATTGAAAGGGTGGAAGTCGCCACCAACGACGGCCGCATTTTCCGTCCCGCCACCCTGCTGGACCTGTCGCTGCCGTACTGCTGGCGGTTCTGGAAAGCGACCGTCCCCGTTACCCCGCGGACGAAAGAGATCGTGGTGCGAGCCATCGATTCCGCCGGCAATCGCCAGCCGCGGAAAATGACCTGGAACCTCAAAGGCTACATGAACAACAGCCTGTACCACTCCCCCCTGCAGGTCGAGTAA
- a CDS encoding GTPase: MPSVADPALIEQLARKLFAARLEFENTRVKCGITGISGSGKSSLINAIAGEKIAQVSVVEETTEPQEHHHGGMVFVDLPGCGTARWPQDTYVKRLDLQSYDCFILVTAQRFYEPDAHLYHELAHRLQKPCFIVRNQFDLAIQQGRRDNDLSEEEVRRLIVENIRHNLEPHAPPKVYLTSAHYPQKYDLPRLISDIVESQHGSKQTRMMADVAVWSEEMLVKKRAIAERLVGIYAGLSAANALNPIPGLDVSLDLGMLVRLSDAVLHIYGLTQKQAAFTEKLIDASAPHAQAAKMLVTKLATQYGAEKAISLLLVRFGSSIAVKETAKWAPFVGTLVAGAVGFRLTYSFGEKLISDCENSARQFLRELET, translated from the coding sequence ATGCCATCTGTCGCTGACCCTGCCCTGATTGAGCAGTTGGCGCGCAAGCTGTTTGCCGCGCGGCTGGAATTTGAAAATACCCGCGTGAAGTGCGGGATCACCGGGATTTCCGGCAGCGGGAAGAGCTCGCTGATTAACGCCATCGCCGGCGAGAAAATCGCCCAGGTGAGCGTTGTCGAAGAAACGACGGAACCGCAGGAGCATCACCACGGCGGGATGGTGTTTGTCGACTTGCCCGGCTGCGGCACGGCCCGCTGGCCGCAGGATACGTACGTCAAACGACTGGATCTGCAGTCGTATGACTGCTTCATCCTGGTCACGGCGCAGCGATTTTACGAGCCCGATGCGCACCTTTACCATGAGCTGGCCCATCGCCTGCAGAAGCCGTGCTTCATCGTACGTAACCAGTTCGACCTCGCCATCCAGCAGGGACGACGCGATAACGACCTGAGCGAAGAGGAAGTCCGGCGGCTGATCGTCGAGAACATCCGCCACAACCTGGAACCGCATGCACCGCCCAAGGTGTATTTGACCTCGGCCCATTATCCGCAAAAGTACGATCTGCCGCGGCTGATTTCCGACATTGTGGAGTCGCAGCACGGCTCCAAGCAGACCCGCATGATGGCCGACGTGGCCGTCTGGTCGGAAGAAATGCTCGTCAAAAAAAGAGCGATCGCCGAACGCCTGGTCGGCATCTACGCCGGGCTGTCGGCAGCCAACGCGTTGAATCCGATCCCCGGACTTGATGTCTCACTCGACCTGGGCATGCTGGTCCGGCTGAGCGACGCCGTGCTGCACATTTACGGCCTGACCCAGAAGCAGGCCGCCTTTACCGAGAAGCTGATCGATGCCTCCGCCCCGCACGCCCAGGCGGCGAAAATGCTGGTGACCAAACTGGCGACGCAGTACGGGGCCGAGAAAGCGATCTCGCTGCTGCTGGTGCGATTCGGCTCCAGCATCGCTGTGAAAGAAACGGCCAAATGGGCGCCGTTTGTCGGCACGCTCGTCGCCGGCGCCGTCGGCTTCCGATTGACGTACAGCTTTGGCGAGAAACTCATCAGCGACTGTGAAAACTCGGCCCGGCAATTCTTGCGCGAGCTGGAAACCTGA
- a CDS encoding alpha/beta fold hydrolase codes for MIALSARDRYTREENELPLPLRIPVHPDWRPLYPFESHFLDLAGQKYHYLDEGDPHAEPLVMVHGNPTWSFYWRNLVLAFRDQYRTIAPDHMGCGLSDKPADFPYTLQSHIDNLVALWEKLNLQNITLLVHDWGGAIGLGAALRAPQRIARLVLFNTGAFPPPFMPLRIRVCRTPVVGPWAMQGLNLFARAALSMAVEHPESLSPAVKAGLLAPYDTWSNRRAIARFVADIPLTRRHPTHAVLEEIEAGLPSLNDRPTMMIWGMKDWCFRPECLERLLLSFPQAETDRIDDAGHYVIEDATERVIEDVARFLERHPLAGSPRSSAMPPTGDVS; via the coding sequence ATGATAGCACTATCGGCCCGGGATCGGTATACTCGCGAGGAAAACGAACTCCCCCTTCCCCTGCGAATACCTGTGCATCCCGACTGGCGCCCCCTATACCCGTTTGAGTCGCATTTTCTCGACCTGGCCGGACAGAAATACCATTATCTCGATGAAGGCGACCCCCACGCCGAACCGCTGGTGATGGTGCATGGAAACCCCACCTGGTCTTTTTATTGGCGCAACCTGGTGCTGGCGTTTCGCGACCAGTATCGTACGATCGCGCCGGACCATATGGGCTGCGGCCTGAGCGACAAACCGGCCGACTTTCCTTACACGCTGCAGTCGCATATCGATAATCTCGTGGCGCTGTGGGAGAAACTCAACCTGCAGAACATCACGCTGCTGGTTCATGACTGGGGCGGAGCGATTGGCCTGGGCGCCGCCTTGCGGGCTCCCCAGCGGATTGCCCGGCTGGTGCTGTTCAACACGGGCGCCTTTCCGCCGCCGTTCATGCCGCTGCGGATTCGCGTGTGCCGCACGCCGGTGGTTGGTCCCTGGGCCATGCAGGGACTGAACCTGTTTGCCCGGGCCGCGTTATCGATGGCGGTCGAGCACCCGGAAAGTCTTTCGCCGGCGGTCAAAGCGGGCCTGCTGGCTCCGTATGATACGTGGTCGAATCGCCGGGCCATTGCCCGGTTTGTGGCCGATATTCCCCTTACCCGGCGGCACCCTACGCACGCCGTGCTGGAAGAGATCGAAGCGGGTCTGCCGTCGCTGAACGACCGTCCCACAATGATGATCTGGGGGATGAAGGACTGGTGCTTCCGGCCGGAATGCCTGGAGCGGTTGCTCTTGAGTTTCCCCCAGGCGGAAACCGACCGGATTGACGATGCGGGCCATTACGTGATCGAGGACGCCACCGAGCGGGTCATCGAGGACGTCGCCCGTTTCCTGGAACGCCATCCGCTGGCCGGTTCGCCCCGCTCTTCCGCCATGCCGCCGACGGGGGACGTCTCGTGA
- a CDS encoding thioesterase, FlK family: protein MHAGFKIGDEQTLATRVGAEHAIELRCGAADEPGVYVFSTPAMILLMELAAKALLEPYLEPGEQSVGAEVDVKHLAATPLGGNVRGTARLIRIDGRQFEFEVAAYDEHRQIGVGRHLRAVVEVGRVRRQLEEQQPTAVASPLTAAPTGDALPRFQTLRLEAAGPVLTATLHRPEKLNAVDSLMTTELEQLTGYLAAHPELRLVLLTGAGRAFCAGDDVAEVGRLTLAEAEQLSHRQARLYLSWEQLPQVMIAVVNGPALGGGCVAACACDFRIAAVHAQFGMPEILLGWPPGYGVAQLTALVGKARALQLCLTGQPITASQALEWGLAHRVVPAPQLESEAQKWANQLLQTPPAALRATKRLLHQDEGAQPKIAYLADTAAYIACLAGPEAKEGIAAFQEKRSPRFEG, encoded by the coding sequence ATGCACGCAGGTTTCAAAATTGGCGACGAACAAACGCTCGCCACGCGCGTGGGCGCCGAGCACGCCATCGAGCTCCGCTGCGGCGCCGCCGACGAGCCGGGCGTCTATGTGTTCTCTACTCCTGCCATGATCCTGCTGATGGAACTGGCCGCCAAAGCGCTGCTGGAGCCATACCTGGAGCCGGGCGAGCAATCCGTCGGAGCCGAGGTCGACGTCAAACACCTCGCCGCCACTCCGCTGGGCGGCAACGTCCGCGGCACGGCCCGACTGATCCGGATCGACGGACGACAGTTCGAATTTGAAGTCGCCGCGTACGACGAACACCGACAGATCGGCGTCGGCCGGCATCTGCGGGCGGTGGTCGAAGTGGGCCGCGTCCGGCGCCAGCTCGAGGAGCAACAACCGACCGCCGTCGCCTCGCCGTTGACAGCCGCCCCAACCGGGGACGCGCTGCCCCGGTTTCAAACGCTGCGACTGGAAGCTGCTGGCCCCGTGCTGACCGCGACCTTGCACCGTCCGGAAAAACTGAACGCGGTCGACTCCCTGATGACGACCGAGCTGGAACAGCTGACCGGCTATCTGGCCGCCCATCCCGAGTTGCGTCTGGTGCTGCTGACGGGCGCCGGTCGCGCTTTCTGCGCCGGCGACGATGTGGCTGAAGTCGGCCGGCTGACTCTGGCGGAAGCCGAGCAGCTGAGCCATCGCCAGGCCCGGCTGTATCTGTCCTGGGAGCAACTGCCGCAAGTGATGATCGCGGTCGTCAACGGGCCCGCCCTGGGCGGCGGCTGCGTGGCTGCCTGTGCGTGCGACTTCCGCATCGCGGCCGTCCATGCGCAATTTGGCATGCCGGAGATTCTGCTGGGCTGGCCGCCCGGCTACGGGGTGGCGCAGCTCACGGCTCTGGTCGGCAAAGCCAGGGCGCTCCAGCTCTGCCTCACCGGCCAGCCGATTACCGCCAGCCAGGCGCTGGAATGGGGACTGGCGCATCGGGTCGTACCGGCCCCGCAACTGGAAAGCGAAGCCCAGAAGTGGGCGAACCAGTTACTGCAGACGCCGCCGGCCGCACTCCGCGCCACGAAGCGGCTGCTGCACCAGGACGAAGGCGCCCAGCCCAAGATCGCCTACCTGGCCGACACGGCCGCCTACATCGCCTGCCTGGCCGGCCCTGAAGCAAAGGAAGGGATCGCGGCCTTTCAAGAAAAACGATCGCCGCGGTTCGAAGGGTGA